One genomic segment of Burkholderia pyrrocinia includes these proteins:
- a CDS encoding MFS transporter, translating to MSDQTQATPGRRDERRAHASQFDLLRERRFAPFFTTQFLGALNDNVFKIGFTSLVTYHTARFSGVDAKTAAFLISAIFILPFVLFSATSGQIADKYDKATLTRFVKTFEIALMLVGATGFVTHSATLLYLCTFMMGMHSTLFGPVKYSYLPQHLGEHELVGGNGLVEMGTFIAILIGTIIGGAAAGLEGSGERVLAVSVVVIALAGRLVAQRVPSTPAPQPDLVINWNPVSETWRNLGLARQNRTVFLSLLGISWLWFVGATFLTSFFNFAKDVLSASPDVVTILLATFSVGIGLGSLLCERLSQRRVEIGLVPLGSIGISVFAIELYFASHALPSPGHLLSVGEFLAGARHWRILADLFLLAMFGGFYSVPLYALIQSRSAPTHRARIIAANNILNALFMILSAVMAMGLTKAGVDIPGLFLVTALLNVVVAAYIYLLVPEFLLRFVAWVLVHTFYRIRLVHAERIPAEGAAVLVCNHVSYVDALVLAAASPRPIRFVMDHRIFKTRFASWVFRHAKAIPIAPRHEDPAMLARAYDACEAALKDGELVCIFPEGKLTKTGDINTFHHGITEILQRTPAPVIPMALRGLWGSYFSRHSDARMPRPIKRGVMSRLTLAVGEPVPASVATPESLQAAVTELRGARK from the coding sequence ATGAGCGATCAAACGCAAGCCACTCCGGGGCGGCGCGACGAACGGCGCGCCCACGCATCGCAGTTCGACCTGCTGCGCGAGCGCCGTTTCGCGCCGTTCTTCACGACCCAGTTCCTTGGTGCGCTGAACGACAACGTCTTCAAGATCGGCTTCACGTCGCTCGTCACCTATCACACCGCACGGTTCTCCGGCGTCGACGCGAAGACCGCCGCATTCCTGATTTCCGCGATCTTCATCCTGCCGTTCGTGCTGTTCTCGGCGACGTCCGGCCAGATCGCCGACAAGTACGACAAGGCGACCCTCACGCGCTTCGTGAAGACCTTCGAGATCGCGCTGATGCTGGTCGGCGCGACCGGCTTCGTCACGCACAGCGCGACGCTGCTGTATCTGTGCACGTTCATGATGGGGATGCACTCGACGCTGTTCGGGCCCGTCAAGTATTCGTACCTGCCGCAGCATCTCGGCGAGCACGAACTGGTCGGCGGCAACGGTCTCGTCGAGATGGGCACGTTCATCGCGATCCTGATCGGCACGATCATCGGCGGCGCGGCCGCGGGCCTCGAAGGCAGCGGCGAGCGCGTGCTCGCGGTGAGTGTCGTCGTCATCGCGCTCGCGGGGCGGCTCGTCGCGCAGCGCGTGCCGTCCACGCCGGCGCCGCAGCCCGATCTCGTGATCAACTGGAATCCGGTCAGCGAGACCTGGCGCAACCTCGGGCTCGCGCGGCAGAACCGCACGGTGTTCCTGAGCCTGCTCGGCATCTCGTGGCTGTGGTTCGTCGGTGCGACGTTCCTCACGTCGTTCTTCAATTTCGCGAAGGACGTGCTGTCCGCGAGCCCCGACGTCGTCACGATCCTGCTCGCGACGTTCTCGGTCGGCATCGGCCTCGGCTCGCTGCTGTGCGAACGGCTGTCGCAGCGGCGCGTCGAGATCGGCCTCGTGCCGCTCGGCTCGATCGGCATCAGCGTGTTCGCGATCGAGCTGTATTTCGCGAGCCACGCGCTGCCGTCGCCCGGCCACCTGCTGTCGGTCGGCGAATTCCTGGCCGGCGCGCGCCACTGGCGCATCCTCGCCGACCTGTTCCTGCTCGCGATGTTCGGCGGCTTCTACAGCGTGCCGCTGTACGCGCTGATCCAGAGCCGCAGCGCGCCGACGCACCGCGCGCGGATCATCGCCGCGAACAACATCCTGAACGCGCTGTTCATGATCCTGTCGGCCGTGATGGCGATGGGGCTGACCAAGGCCGGCGTCGACATCCCGGGCCTGTTCCTCGTCACCGCGCTGCTGAACGTCGTCGTCGCGGCGTATATCTACCTGCTCGTGCCCGAGTTCCTGCTGCGCTTCGTCGCATGGGTGCTCGTGCACACCTTCTACCGGATTCGCCTCGTGCACGCGGAGCGGATCCCGGCGGAAGGGGCGGCCGTGCTCGTCTGCAACCACGTCAGCTACGTCGATGCGCTCGTGCTGGCCGCCGCGAGCCCGCGCCCGATCCGTTTCGTGATGGATCACCGGATCTTCAAGACGCGCTTCGCGAGCTGGGTGTTCCGGCATGCGAAGGCGATCCCGATCGCGCCGCGCCACGAGGATCCCGCGATGCTCGCACGCGCGTACGATGCGTGCGAGGCTGCGCTGAAGGACGGCGAGCTCGTGTGTATCTTCCCCGAGGGCAAGCTGACGAAGACGGGCGACATCAACACGTTCCATCACGGCATCACCGAGATCCTGCAGCGCACGCCGGCGCCGGTGATTCCGATGGCGTTGCGCGGATTGTGGGGCAGCTATTTTTCACGGCATTCCGATGCGCGGATGCCTCGGCCCATCAAGCGCGGCGTGATGAGCCGGCTGACGCTGGCGGTCGGCGAGCCGGTCCCGGCGTCGGTCGCGACGCCCGAGTCGCTGCAGGCCGCGGTGACCGAACTGCGCGGCGCGCGGAAGTAG
- a CDS encoding CBS domain-containing protein, which translates to MRVSDILKVKGNTLFTVTPDKPLREAVDTMAEHDIGSLVVMEYGDLVGMLTFREIILRLHVNGGAIGDVQVRKVMDEPLTCTPETDVNEVRRMMLERHARYMPVLDKKVLMGVISFYDVAKTVVEAQSFENRMLKAYIRDWPESEAEAHKP; encoded by the coding sequence ATGCGCGTCAGCGATATTCTGAAAGTGAAGGGCAACACGCTGTTTACGGTGACGCCCGATAAGCCGCTGCGCGAAGCGGTCGATACGATGGCCGAGCACGACATCGGTTCGCTCGTCGTGATGGAGTACGGCGATCTCGTCGGGATGCTGACGTTCCGCGAGATCATCCTGCGCCTGCACGTCAACGGCGGAGCCATTGGCGACGTGCAGGTGCGCAAGGTGATGGACGAGCCACTCACGTGCACGCCGGAAACGGACGTCAACGAAGTGCGCCGGATGATGCTCGAGCGCCACGCGCGCTACATGCCCGTGCTCGACAAGAAGGTGCTGATGGGCGTCATTTCGTTCTACGACGTCGCGAAGACGGTCGTCGAGGCGCAGAGCTTCGAGAACCGGATGCTGAAGGCGTACATCCGCGACTGGCCGGAATCGGAAGCAGAAGCGCACAAGCCGTGA
- a CDS encoding Mpo1-like protein, translating to MAHTHSEQFASFADFYPYYLNEHQNLTSRRLHFIGSLGVIGCVAMAIATGNWLWLPAAVVCGYGFAWVGHFFFEKNRPATFRHPIYSLMGDWVMFKDICTGKIPL from the coding sequence ATGGCGCATACGCATTCGGAGCAATTCGCCAGCTTCGCTGATTTCTACCCGTATTACCTGAACGAACACCAGAACCTGACGTCGCGGCGGCTGCACTTCATCGGCTCGCTCGGCGTAATCGGCTGCGTCGCGATGGCGATCGCGACAGGCAACTGGCTGTGGCTGCCGGCGGCTGTCGTCTGCGGCTACGGGTTCGCGTGGGTCGGACACTTCTTCTTCGAGAAGAACCGCCCGGCCACGTTCCGGCACCCGATCTACAGCCTGATGGGCGACTGGGTGATGTTCAAGGACATCTGCACGGGAAAAATCCCACTCTAG
- a CDS encoding type II toxin-antitoxin system RelE/ParE family toxin: MTPRLASKGIFPVVANSTSAPLFKGYVSDYWTEDERGEFCGWLAKNPEAGTVIPGSGGCRKVRWKRQGSGKSGGVRVIYFNRLGDGEIWLPTIYAKSAQENIPGQTLKAIKEAIENA, encoded by the coding sequence GTGACGCCTCGTTTAGCGTCGAAGGGAATCTTTCCAGTCGTTGCAAATTCTACGTCAGCGCCACTCTTCAAAGGCTACGTCTCCGACTACTGGACGGAAGATGAACGCGGCGAGTTCTGCGGATGGCTCGCGAAGAACCCCGAAGCCGGGACCGTGATCCCAGGCTCAGGCGGCTGCCGCAAGGTACGCTGGAAGCGTCAAGGCAGCGGCAAGAGCGGCGGCGTCAGAGTTATCTATTTCAACCGCCTCGGCGACGGCGAAATCTGGTTGCCAACCATCTACGCCAAGAGTGCTCAGGAAAACATTCCGGGTCAAACGCTCAAGGCAATCAAGGAGGCTATCGAAAATGCCTAA
- a CDS encoding helix-turn-helix domain-containing protein, translated as MPKTEKELIARDASRDIGTELLQAVKEMKRGEAARTTRVEISTASAARSKVGLSQTQFATALGISVRTLQEWEQGRRTPTGAALRLLNIAARHPEVLLEELAVQ; from the coding sequence ATGCCTAAGACCGAAAAGGAGTTGATCGCACGCGATGCTTCGCGCGATATCGGGACCGAGCTACTGCAAGCCGTGAAAGAGATGAAACGAGGCGAAGCCGCTCGGACGACCCGAGTTGAAATCAGTACGGCCAGCGCGGCACGCAGCAAGGTCGGCCTATCGCAGACTCAGTTTGCAACTGCGCTTGGAATCTCTGTCCGGACCCTGCAGGAATGGGAGCAAGGCCGGCGCACGCCGACCGGTGCCGCGTTGCGCCTGCTGAACATTGCCGCGCGGCACCCGGAAGTATTGCTCGAAGAACTGGCGGTTCAGTAA